From a single Streptomyces sp. 1331.2 genomic region:
- a CDS encoding MFS transporter, which produces MTAPTGTPPAAEATAATATATATATATEAPPPGLPPAVAWLFSVACGLAVANVYYSQPLLDLIAQDFGIAPSTIGLVGTLTQVGYALGLLLLVPLGDHVNRRTLITSQLGLSVLALTAVALAPSAPLMFVAMAAVGVLAVLAQVVVAYAASLAAPGDQGRVVGTVTSGIVVGILLARTVAGTIGDLAGWRAVYVTSAVATAAMALAVAAAVPPERRHTAGRIGYPRLVGSVFTLFARERVLRVRAVLALLTFTSVTVLLTPMVLPLAAPPFSLSHTEIGLFGLAGAAGALGAGYAGRQADRGRAERTAGLGLLAMSVGWLPAALLSYSVWWLVLAMVVIDYGLQSVHVANQHLLYQVRPEAQSRLTAGYMLLYSAGCAAGAILSTVVYGHGGWTAVCLLGAATSLTALGYWWAAARR; this is translated from the coding sequence ATGACCGCGCCCACCGGCACGCCCCCAGCCGCCGAAGCCACAGCCGCCACCGCCACCGCCACCGCCACAGCCACAGCCACCGAGGCGCCGCCGCCCGGCCTGCCACCGGCCGTCGCCTGGCTGTTCTCCGTCGCCTGCGGCCTCGCCGTGGCCAACGTCTACTACTCGCAGCCGCTGCTCGACCTGATCGCCCAGGACTTCGGCATCGCCCCGTCGACCATCGGCCTGGTCGGCACCCTCACCCAAGTCGGCTACGCGCTCGGACTGCTGCTGCTCGTCCCGCTCGGCGACCACGTCAACCGTCGCACTCTGATCACCTCCCAACTCGGGCTCTCCGTACTGGCCCTCACCGCCGTCGCCCTCGCCCCTTCCGCGCCGCTGATGTTCGTCGCGATGGCCGCCGTCGGCGTCCTCGCGGTCCTCGCCCAGGTCGTCGTCGCCTACGCCGCCTCGCTCGCCGCCCCGGGCGACCAGGGCCGCGTGGTCGGCACCGTGACCAGCGGCATCGTGGTCGGCATCCTGCTCGCACGCACCGTCGCCGGAACGATCGGCGACCTTGCCGGCTGGCGCGCCGTCTACGTCACCTCCGCCGTCGCGACCGCCGCCATGGCCCTCGCGGTCGCCGCCGCCGTCCCGCCCGAGCGGCGCCACACGGCCGGCCGGATCGGCTATCCGCGGCTGGTCGGCTCGGTGTTCACGCTCTTCGCCCGGGAGCGGGTGCTCCGGGTGCGCGCCGTCCTCGCCCTGCTCACCTTCACCTCCGTCACCGTCCTGCTCACCCCGATGGTCCTCCCGCTCGCCGCTCCTCCGTTCAGCCTCAGCCACACCGAGATCGGTCTCTTCGGCCTGGCCGGCGCCGCCGGTGCCCTCGGCGCCGGATATGCGGGCCGCCAGGCCGACCGCGGCCGGGCCGAACGCACCGCCGGCCTCGGCCTGCTGGCCATGTCCGTCGGCTGGCTCCCGGCGGCCCTGCTGTCGTACTCGGTGTGGTGGCTGGTGCTCGCCATGGTGGTGATCGACTACGGCCTGCAGTCCGTCCACGTCGCCAACCAGCACCTCCTCTACCAAGTCCGCCCCGAGGCCCAGAGCCGGCTCACCGCCGGCTACATGCTGCTCTACTCCGCCGGTTGCGCTGCGGGCGCGATCCTGTCCACCGTCGTCTACGGCCACGGCGGCTGGACGGCCGTCTGCCTCCTGGGCGCCGCCACCAGCCTCACCGCGCTCGGCTACTGGTGGGCGGCGGCGCGTCGTTGA